TAACATCCTTTACTTCTGGCTTTTTAACTAGCTTCAGATGTTGTGACTGGACATTTTCAAAATCTGTAGCCACTATAGCTACACGCATAAAGCTTTCTTTGTTTTCCTCTAAAACGGCACCGAATATAATGAGAGCATCGTCAGCAGCAACACTCCTTATCCTGCTCATAGCCTCATCTATATCTCTGAAGGGTATATCCTCGCTTACCCAGAAGGTTACAAGCAGGCGTCTGGCTCCTTCTATGCTGTTGCCTTCTAGCAGAGGGCTGGTTATAGCCTGCTCTATTGCGTACTCCTTCCTTGAGTCTTTGCTTGTTTCGCCTATACCTATAAGCGCTAGACCACCTTTTTCCATGATAGTCTTAACGTCTGCAAAGTCTACGTTTATAAGTGCCGGAGTTACAACTATACCGGTTATACCTCTAACAGCCTTAGATAGTACATCGTCTACCATCTTAAAGGCTTCCTTTATACTCAGGTTTCTGTCAGACAACTCTGCGAGTTTTTGGTTGTTAACCACTATGTAAGTATCTACAACGTCTTTTAGTCTTTCTAAACCCTCCTCGGCTACCTGCATCCTCCTTGGGCCTTCAAAAGCGAAAGGTTTTGTAACAACAGCAACTGTAAGTATACCCATCTCCTTCGCAGCTTCTGCTATGATGGGTGCAGCACCAGTACCAGTACCACCACCAAGACCTACAGCTAAGAAGAGCATATCCGTGTTTCTCAGTATCTCTCTTATCTTGTCAATATCCTCTAAAGCTGCCTGTTCCCCAACCTCAGGCTTTGCTCCAGCTCCGAGACCCTTCGTGACCTTTTCTCCTATTTGTATCTTATTGGGAACTTCAAGCTTGGTAAGATGCTGAACATCTGTGTTTATGACAAAAAGCTCAACGCCTTCTATACCATCAAGGTACATACGGTTTACAGCGTTAGAACCACCTCCACCAACACCAAAAACCTTTATCCTCGTCGGGTTAAGACTTTCCATGTTTCACCCCCTATATTACATCCTTTAGGAAAGACTTTATCTTCTCTAAAATACTACCCAGTAAAGAATTTCTTGGTACATCCATCTTCACTTCCCCACTAGACAACAGCCCACTCGGATTTTTATGACACACCTTCAAAAGACCCACGGCCGTAGCATAAGCTGGATCACTTATCTTTTCCTTTAAACCTACCACTCCGTAAGGATAGCCTATCCTTACTGGCATATCAAAGTGCCTTTCAAGAAACTCTTTAATGCCATAGAGCTTAGCGCATCCACCAGTTATAACTATACCAGCATTTGCAGCTTCTAGGCTAGCTCCACGCGAAGTTATTATATCCGTCAACCTCTCCATGATCTCTTCAAGTCTTATCTGGATAACCTCCGCAAGCTGTCTCCTTTCTATGGTCGTCTCCTTTTCCTCACCCCTAGGCTTTATCTTTATCCTTTCAGTCTCACTCACCATATCGTAAAGAGCACATCCATACTCTATCTTAATCCTCTCAGCTTGCTCGGTGGTTACCTTTAAAAAGTGGGCTATATCCTTGGTTATGTTCAACCCTCCCATAGGTATGCTTGCGGTTATGTAAGGAGCTCCTTCTAAGAACAGTGTAAAATCTGTGAGTCCTGCTCCCATGTCTATGAGAAGCACCCCTTCTTCCTTCTCCTCCTGTGTCAAAACAGCTTCCGCAGATGCGAGTATACTCACATACCTGTCTACAAGACCTAATCCTGCGGATTGAAGGACCTTTTCTAAGTTTCTTATGATGGTACTGCTTAGCTTTACAACGTGAAGCTCTACGCTAAGCCTCGAACCATAGAGACCAACTGGATCTATTATACCTTCCTGGTCGTCAAGAGTGAACTTGCGCGGTATCTGTGCCACTACCTCGTACCCTTCCTCCCTGGACCTAGTTATAGCTCTCTCTATAAGTCTTTCTATGTGTATTCGATCTACCTCCGTTGGTTGTGGTGATAAGCTTATAGTATCCCTTTCATTCTGACTCTTTAAGTCTGGCCCAGATAGGGCTAAGCACACAGAAGACACCTTAGAAGAAAGCATCTCCTGCACATCTTTGCGTACTAAGCTGACAGAGTTTACAGCGAGGTCAAGTCTTTTTACAAAACCTCTTTCTATCCCTTTAGACTGCGTTTCACCTATTGCTATTATGTTTATGTCGTTATAAGTATCGATTTCCCCAACTAATAAAACTACCTTACTTGTACCAACATCTAACGCAGCAATCATTTTGAGTTCAGCCCTTCCTTTAATATCACCATATCCTTTAAGGTTAAATCTACAGTCGAACCTGTCATACTCATATTATAAACCCTACTCAAAGACCCAATAATCTGTTGATCTATTTCCCAAATAGGTGGTAATATAAACTTATTCCCCTTTTCTGAATAGAGTACAGTTTGGATATCACTAAGATAAATTTCCTTCAAACCTTCTCCCATCACTGAAATAAGACTGTTTATATTCTTAAAATAGTCTTTCACTATAGAAACATCGTAGGTATAAATGTATGGATATGTGATAGGAATGTAGGGGTTTTGGAAAAGATTGCCCTTCTGATCTACATAAAAAACCTTATCCTGGTAGAATACGGTAAAGTATGGTTTCCTCTCTTTTAAGTAAATTTCCAAGTATGCACCTTCTTTTGTGATAAGCCTTCTTATGTCTAGCTCCTCCACGGCATTAAAAAAGCGAGAGTTTATTGCAGATTTTAGTCCATCGGAACTCATATAAAGCCAGTTGCCCTTATAACGCTGAACTACTATTTCAGATATTGCCGATGGGGGTATATAAGTGGTTGAAAGGACATTTATACCTCTTACCTTAAAAAAAGGAAGATAACCTATTAAGTATGGAAGAAAGTAACCGACCATAGCCATAGTGCTGATCCAAAAAATTATGATCATGTAATCAACATATTGTCCCGCCTTCCCCCTTTTAGCTTTCACAGCTTTTAAAATTATACCATTGTACTCTGAATAAACGATCCCTTTTATTAATTCACCAGCTGATACAAATTTCCTTTTGCGTATAGTTCTGTGGTATAATCAAGATCATACACTTTTGAAGGAGGAAAGGTATGAACCTCTACGAGTACGAGGCATATGAGAAGATATTCAAAAAGTACAACATACCAACTCCCAAATGTATGTTTGCAGACCACATAAACGACCAGCTGGTGGAGTTTGTCAGAGAACTTGGCCAGTGTGTAGTAAAGTCACAGGTACTCGTAGGTAAGAGGGGTAAGGCAGGTGCTGTAAAGGTATGCAAAAGCCCTGAAGACGCTCTTGAAACCGTTGAAGCCCTCCTCAAATACCCAGTCTATGGTGAAATGCCAGTAGGCGTGCTCGTCTGTGAAAAGGCCAACATCCTTAAAGAGCTTTATGCTTCAATAACCTACTCCACAGAAGTTAGAGCTCCTGTTGTTACCCTAAGCTTGGAAGGTGGTATGGATATAGAAGAAGTGCCACCAGAGAAAGTGAAGAGCTGGGAGATAAACCCACTTAAAGGTCTTTATCCTCACATGGTTAGAAACTACCTGCTTGAGCTTGGTTTCCCTCAAGAGTACATGGGAGTTCTGAGAGAACTCTCAGAAGTAATAGCCAACATGTACAGGGCCTTCTGGGAAGCAGAAGCAAGGCTGTTGGAGATTAACCCCCTTGCTATATGCCAGGTGGGTGACAAACAGAAGGTGTTGGCCCTTGACGCTGTGGTCACTATAGACGACGATGCATCTGTACCACCTGCCAAGATATACGGTGTTAGGACAGCACTAAAAAGACCTCCAACGGAAAGGGAAATAGAAGCATCCCTGATAGACAGGGATGACCACAGGGGTAAGGCAGGTTCTTACGTGGAGATGGATGGAGACATAGCCATGATGACCTTTGGCGGTGGTGGTTCCACGGTTACCATAGAGACCACTTATGCAGTAGGTCTTAAACCTGCCAACTTTACAGACATAGGTGGAAACCCACCGGCAGAAAAGATGTACAAGATAACCAGGATAATCCTTTCTAAGCCCGGCATAAGGGGTGTGCTGGTGTGTGGGGGTACAGCAAACAACACGAGGATAGATGTAACCTTAGGTGAAGGTGTCGCTAATGCAATAAGAGACCTATATAAGGAAGGTAAGCTTGACCCTAACTGGATATGGGTGGTAAGGAGGAACGGACCAGAGGCAGAAAAAGGACTCAGAATGCTCTACGAAGCCTTCAAGGAGTGTGGTGTTAAGGGTGAGATATACGACTCTTCACTACCTTTGACAGAAGCCCCCATCAGGCTCAAAGAGCTCCTAGATCTGTGCGCTAAAAAAGTTCAGAAGCAAGAAGAAGAAGATAGGCCTTTGACGGAAGAACAGGCTTCTGATCTTGGAATATAAGGAGGTTGACATGAAGGGAACAGTGTACCTAAACGAGAACACTAGGGTGTTGGTGATAGGTATCACGGGTAGAGAGGCATCACAGGTAGTTACCGAATCTGAAGCACTTTACCCAGGTTACATAGTAGCTGGTGTAACGCCTGGTAAGGGTGGGTCTCAAGTTGCAGGAAAACCCGTATATAACACTGTAAGGGAAGCCCTAGAGAAACATCCTGAAATAAACACAGGGCTGGTTTACGTGCCACCTGCTTCTGTGAAAGACGCTGTAATAGAACTCATAGATGCAGGTATAAAGCTCATATACATAGTCACCGAGCATGTACCCATTAGAGATACTGTTTACTTCTACCACTACGCCAAAGAGAGGGATGTGATAATAGTAGGTCCCACCTCCTTGGGATGCATGATGCCCGTCTTGCCTGCTAGGATAGGGGCCATAGGTGGAAAGAACCCATCCATAGCTTATGCTCCTGGTGGCCTTGTGATACTTTCCAAATCGGGTGGACTCACCACGACTACAGCTGAAATGTTCAAGCGGAGAGGATGGGGTGTTTACATGGCCCTCGCCCTTGGTGGTGACGTCATATCCTGCACAACCTTCGCTGATGTTCTTGAAAAGATAGCCGATAACCCTAACGTAAAGGGTGTTATCATACAGGGTGAAGTGGGTGGTTCTTACGAAGAGAAGGCTGCTGAAACTATACTAAGACTCTACAAAGAAGGAAGGTGGAACAAACCAGTAGCTGCCTTCGTAGCCGGTAGATTCCAAGAGAAACTAGAGGGTGTATCCTTTGGACATGCAGGTGCTATAGTAGAGAGGGGTAAAGGAAAGGCCACGGACAAGATAAAAGCTTTTAGCGAAGTGGGAAAGGAAACAGGCCTTGTAAAGGTGGCTGAGTTTTACCACGACCTTGTAAATTGCATAGAGGAATTAGGAGTGCCAAGAGACTTTGAAGATACTACACCAGAAGGAAAGGTAAAACCACTGTACTCAACCATAGACGAAAACTGCAACTTTGTAGGTTAAAGAGATCAAGCGGAGAGGAGCCTGTAGGGTCTTAGCTCCTCTCCCTCCAAAAGGCCAACACCTATAAACTCGTTTCCTTGATAAAGCCTTACAAAAGCTCTTGTATTACCAGGTGAGACACGGAGCTTTCCCCCCTTTTTTATCCTTTCTCCTTCCTTCACTGAAAGCTTTACCTCCTGCATAAAGTAAAGGGCCTGGTCTATGGGTATGAGGATCTTACTTATGTCTTCAAGCCTTAAAAGCTCCTCAAGGCTTATAGCATCCTCTACCTTGAAATTACCTATCCAGAGTCTTCTTAGATCTTCAAGATACGCACCGCAAGATAGGAACATGCCAAGATCATAAACCAAACTTCTTATGTAAGTACCGCTTGATACCTCGTAGAGTATCTTAAGGTATGGAAGTTTGCATTCTAAAAGCTCTGCCCTGTAAACTTCTACCTGTGATGGCTTTAGACTAGGAGTTTTACCTTCCCTTGCTAGCCTATAAGCCCTTACACCGCCTACCTTCTTAGCAGAGTATGGAGGTGGTATCTGCTCCAACTTACCCACAAACTTGTCTACGGCTTTTTTTACATCATCACAGCTTACCTTTACAGGTCTCTCCTCTACAATCTTTCCATCCGCATCGTATGTATCTGTTATCTTTCCAAGGACAGCTGTAGCCAAATAACCTTTAGGAAGTATGTGGAAGAACTGGGAAAATTTAGTGGCCTCTCCTACTAAGACCAGTAATAGCCCTGTAGCTATGGGATCAAGCGTCCCCGTATGACCCACCTTTAGTGCAAACCTGTCTTTAATAGCGTTAAGAACATCCGTTGAAGTTAACCACTTTGGCTTATCTACGAGTAGTACGCCTGAAGACATCAGCTAAGATAGTCTTTTAGATGCTTTTTGATAGCCATATTTCTAAGCTTTCTAAGGGCTCTGGTCTCGAGCTGTCTTACGCGTTCCCGTGAGATGTTTAATATCTCTCCTATTTCCCTCAGAGTCTTTGGCTCTTCTCCCCTCAGACCAAACCTGAGCTCTATAACTCTCCTTTCCTTCTCTGGAAGCTTATCTAAGAGTTCGTTTATCTCTTTCTCCAAAGTCTCCATTATTATCTTCTCTTCCACATCCTCCGTTCCATGCTTGCTTAAAAAGTCTACAAAGAAGGTATCTTCTTCCTCTCCAACAGGTGCGTCCAAAGATAGAGGAGCTCTGTATACTTGCATATACTTTTCCACATCCTGTGGGCTTATCTTATAACCCTCCTTCTTTATGCGTTCTTCTATCTCCTCTGGCGTAGGTTCTCTCCCAAGCTCCTTAGAGAGTTCTTTATGAACTACCTCACGTGTGTACTCGTAAGCTACCTCCTCAGGAGTTGGTTCGCGCTCAAGTAGTCTGTAAAGTCTGCTGTAGATACTGTTTATCCTGTTTATAAGGTGGGCCTGCTTTAAAGGTATGCGTACAGCACCTGTCTGCTGTGCCAAGGCCTGCATTATGGCCTGCCTTATCCACCATACTGCGTATGATATGAACTTAACGCCCCTGTCTGGGTCAAACCTCTTTGCAGCTTCTACAAGCCCTTGGTTCCCAGCTTCTATTAGCTCCGAAAGAGGTAACCCGTAGCCCGTGTACTGTTTTGCTACACTTATGACAAACC
The DNA window shown above is from Thermocrinis minervae and carries:
- the ftsZ gene encoding cell division protein FtsZ, with translation MESLNPTRIKVFGVGGGGSNAVNRMYLDGIEGVELFVINTDVQHLTKLEVPNKIQIGEKVTKGLGAGAKPEVGEQAALEDIDKIREILRNTDMLFLAVGLGGGTGTGAAPIIAEAAKEMGILTVAVVTKPFAFEGPRRMQVAEEGLERLKDVVDTYIVVNNQKLAELSDRNLSIKEAFKMVDDVLSKAVRGITGIVVTPALINVDFADVKTIMEKGGLALIGIGETSKDSRKEYAIEQAITSPLLEGNSIEGARRLLVTFWVSEDIPFRDIDEAMSRIRSVAADDALIIFGAVLEENKESFMRVAIVATDFENVQSQHLKLVKKPEVKDVKKVVPESQIEAVQPEVEDVPAYLRRKRKL
- a CDS encoding sigma-70 family RNA polymerase sigma factor, encoding MDAEQEIINQYLKKVANIPLLSPEEEKELARRAKEGDQEAFKKLVESNLRFVISVAKQYTGYGLPLSELIEAGNQGLVEAAKRFDPDRGVKFISYAVWWIRQAIMQALAQQTGAVRIPLKQAHLINRINSIYSRLYRLLEREPTPEEVAYEYTREVVHKELSKELGREPTPEEIEERIKKEGYKISPQDVEKYMQVYRAPLSLDAPVGEEEDTFFVDFLSKHGTEDVEEKIIMETLEKEINELLDKLPEKERRVIELRFGLRGEEPKTLREIGEILNISRERVRQLETRALRKLRNMAIKKHLKDYLS
- a CDS encoding succinate--CoA ligase subunit beta; amino-acid sequence: MNLYEYEAYEKIFKKYNIPTPKCMFADHINDQLVEFVRELGQCVVKSQVLVGKRGKAGAVKVCKSPEDALETVEALLKYPVYGEMPVGVLVCEKANILKELYASITYSTEVRAPVVTLSLEGGMDIEEVPPEKVKSWEINPLKGLYPHMVRNYLLELGFPQEYMGVLRELSEVIANMYRAFWEAEARLLEINPLAICQVGDKQKVLALDAVVTIDDDASVPPAKIYGVRTALKRPPTEREIEASLIDRDDHRGKAGSYVEMDGDIAMMTFGGGGSTVTIETTYAVGLKPANFTDIGGNPPAEKMYKITRIILSKPGIRGVLVCGGTANNTRIDVTLGEGVANAIRDLYKEGKLDPNWIWVVRRNGPEAEKGLRMLYEAFKECGVKGEIYDSSLPLTEAPIRLKELLDLCAKKVQKQEEEDRPLTEEQASDLGI
- the truB gene encoding tRNA pseudouridine(55) synthase TruB, producing the protein MSSGVLLVDKPKWLTSTDVLNAIKDRFALKVGHTGTLDPIATGLLLVLVGEATKFSQFFHILPKGYLATAVLGKITDTYDADGKIVEERPVKVSCDDVKKAVDKFVGKLEQIPPPYSAKKVGGVRAYRLAREGKTPSLKPSQVEVYRAELLECKLPYLKILYEVSSGTYIRSLVYDLGMFLSCGAYLEDLRRLWIGNFKVEDAISLEELLRLEDISKILIPIDQALYFMQEVKLSVKEGERIKKGGKLRVSPGNTRAFVRLYQGNEFIGVGLLEGEELRPYRLLSA
- a CDS encoding cell division protein FtsQ/DivIB; protein product: MKAKRGKAGQYVDYMIIIFWISTMAMVGYFLPYLIGYLPFFKVRGINVLSTTYIPPSAISEIVVQRYKGNWLYMSSDGLKSAINSRFFNAVEELDIRRLITKEGAYLEIYLKERKPYFTVFYQDKVFYVDQKGNLFQNPYIPITYPYIYTYDVSIVKDYFKNINSLISVMGEGLKEIYLSDIQTVLYSEKGNKFILPPIWEIDQQIIGSLSRVYNMSMTGSTVDLTLKDMVILKEGLNSK
- a CDS encoding succinate--CoA ligase subunit alpha; amino-acid sequence: MKGTVYLNENTRVLVIGITGREASQVVTESEALYPGYIVAGVTPGKGGSQVAGKPVYNTVREALEKHPEINTGLVYVPPASVKDAVIELIDAGIKLIYIVTEHVPIRDTVYFYHYAKERDVIIVGPTSLGCMMPVLPARIGAIGGKNPSIAYAPGGLVILSKSGGLTTTTAEMFKRRGWGVYMALALGGDVISCTTFADVLEKIADNPNVKGVIIQGEVGGSYEEKAAETILRLYKEGRWNKPVAAFVAGRFQEKLEGVSFGHAGAIVERGKGKATDKIKAFSEVGKETGLVKVAEFYHDLVNCIEELGVPRDFEDTTPEGKVKPLYSTIDENCNFVG
- the ftsA gene encoding cell division protein FtsA; translated protein: MIAALDVGTSKVVLLVGEIDTYNDINIIAIGETQSKGIERGFVKRLDLAVNSVSLVRKDVQEMLSSKVSSVCLALSGPDLKSQNERDTISLSPQPTEVDRIHIERLIERAITRSREEGYEVVAQIPRKFTLDDQEGIIDPVGLYGSRLSVELHVVKLSSTIIRNLEKVLQSAGLGLVDRYVSILASAEAVLTQEEKEEGVLLIDMGAGLTDFTLFLEGAPYITASIPMGGLNITKDIAHFLKVTTEQAERIKIEYGCALYDMVSETERIKIKPRGEEKETTIERRQLAEVIQIRLEEIMERLTDIITSRGASLEAANAGIVITGGCAKLYGIKEFLERHFDMPVRIGYPYGVVGLKEKISDPAYATAVGLLKVCHKNPSGLLSSGEVKMDVPRNSLLGSILEKIKSFLKDVI